CTTTTGCTTTTCGTTTCACAGATGCTACAATATCTGTTCCTAACGAAGGTGGGTATGGATATTACTACCTGCAAAACATTAATTGCTTTTTCCTTAAACTGACGGATCATGTGGAATCAGTTTCAGCAATGATTCTTTGACGcctataaaaattattgaattccGTTTCTTTGGGAGTTTTTGATTGATTATGTTGCTGTCAGAATAGCTAGCTACAAACTTGTTCTTTGAAGTTTGATACTCTAGCTCAATTGcatggatatatatatatatatatatataatattttggaTAAGGAACAATTCGATTGATAGTATGGAGTTACAAGGGATACCCCTAGAGCTGGATTTGCAAAAAGACTCTCAAATTGGAGAGGAGGGTTGAATGACTATACTGCTATGATGATGGAAAAAGGGGAGCAATACCTTCTATAGATAATCATGTTGTCTGTGTGTTTTCACTCCTTCCACTTCTCTACTCTTCAGCATGTCtgaatatttcttttgtttaattattataaaggCGTGGATCTCATTCGCCATGGATGGAGTAGGAAGGGCCCCAATGTATCACAAGAAGGCTATGGATCAGCAGCTGTCTTGCCTGAACTGGGTTTTTATTTGGCAGCAGCCGTATACCGGCCAGTTCTTCAGGTTTCTGATTGTTATTCATACGGACGATCAAATATGAATAATCAAGTCTAAATGGGTTTCTGTCCTgacatattttatgatttctGCAGTTCACAGATAAGGTTGCTAAAATGCTTCCGGGAAAGTATTTGCAGCTCGGGTAAGTTCTATAAGGTGGAAAATATAGTTGTTTGCTCATACCAAGTTGCTACTTTAAAAGAATCTCCGCTTGAGATGGCTAATGATTCATTGCATGGTTACTTTCTTTGTTTACTCTTAATGGATGAACGTATGAAGGAGAGCTTGCCATGGTTAAAAGATGACATGCTTTGATGATCAGGACAAGTTACATTGTTTGAGGAATATTCCCTGTATCTAAAAATCATTTATCGTTGCATGATTCTGCTTTATGTTTTAGGATTCATTGAGTTAagagaatatgtttttgtaagATATGTTTTCAAAAACTGTGTTCGGATTCTAAAATCTGAAGAGTAAAATTTCTgaattgacatttttattttttcattgtatccaatttttgaatttgaaattttaaaatgcataattatattaagaaaatataaaaaattaataaatacagAAGTTTGAGCTATAAGCTTAATTTGTTtgtgttaaattaaaatatgtataatataatatattattaattatatgatattataaaataacaatcatacaaaatttattaaaaaaaattataaattaattgataatgATTTATAATCAACCTAATATTTAGTTTTGCAACTACAACTAGTTTCATGgtctataaatatattatagaatacattttgaacaaatgtttaaatttgaaatgtgaAATACAACTTTGTTTATGTTCAAcctattgttttaaaaaaaaaaaaaNCAGGGTTACCAATAGAGAGGGGagttagatattttttatggCTAGCTTTTGGTNAAATGTGAAATACAACTTTGTTTATGTTCAAcctattgttttaaaaaaaaaaaaaaaaaaaaagttcagatTGCCTACCATGCAATCCCTTAGTATTTATGGCTAGCTTTTGGTTCATCTAAGTGCATTATCTTCAGAACcctttattatcttttattctGCTTtactattgattttttaaaaaattttgttCCTGAAATTACAGGAATGATGGATTGCTTGCTTTTATGGACAATTTTGTGAAGGACCACTTTTTGCCGACTATGTTTGTAGACTACCGAAAAAGTATACAACAAGCTATTTCAAGCAAGTTCTCTTATCTCTTAGCTTCTCCTTCTAAAAACTCTCGTTGGATTGGAACttgaattcaattttaagacatttgtttgagattattcGTCAATAATTCCCAAATTTAAGTGCAACGAGTTTTGTGCACATGCATTAGTTTTTTCATACTATGCGTGAGATGTAAAGAATTCAAGTCTCACGTTTTTTTCCTGgtgaaattaaaagatttaagtAGGAAGTACTAAAATGCTTGCTGAGCACCACCGGCCACCAATGACGTTGGTTAAGAAGGATGAAAGTTCAGGAGTTCTATTTGTGTCGTGAAAAACAGGACAACCACCCCAAAAACAGTATAAAACCTAAAAAAGTTCACccatttgtttataaattttaaaaaagaagaatattaTTGTCGTAAGCATAAACTGAGGTATAGTGTGAAGTGTTGTAGAGTTTCGTCCACACAATTTCTGTTTACTGCAGGTTGGGAGTAAATATGGAGGTCCTATGAGATTATGGTTACAACAAACTGAATTCTGCCAACCATGAAAAGTATCCTGGAAAAGCAGTTCTCTAGTTTTCCAATTGTTCTCATGAGATTTCTCCATCGACCCTTTTAATTAATACGGCATAACAGTATAGGAAATGGGTATCTATTAGGCATACAATGAAGAGATCAAATAGAGTCGCCAGTGTGTAACTCTgtaaaagaaggaagaatctTGCCTGTATTTTCAGTTTAAAACTGGGTCGGAGATTTGTCAGCTGTTTTACCCTTTGACATTTCTGGTGAActatatttctaaattcaaGACCCCTATGTAGGTCCTGCTGCATTTCGACCAAGAGCTCAGGCTGCTGCAATTTATAATTCATCTGTTGAGAGGGGTCGTCCAGTCTTACAAGGACTATTGGCTATTGATTTCCTTGAACGAGAGGCAAGTCCATATTTCTCCAAGGGAGATGTTGACTTCCCTcctttgaaatattatttcacCTTTTTGTAGTTTGTAGTTTGATATATTACGCAGATGTTTGGCCTTCAAAATTTCTGATTTGGACTTACCAAATTGTTGTAGGTTATTGATTGGGCTCAAGCCATGCCCAAATTTTCTGGCGAACTTGTGAAGTATGTGCAAACTTTCCTCGAGCGAACATATGAAAGGTGTCGAACATCGTATATGGAGGCATGTGTTTTTGTTCCTTGTCTGCTCTTTTTTCCTCAAGGTCTCCGGTTGTCTCCAGCTTATTGGTCTATTCTCTATTGACGAACTTTCTTCACCCCCCACCCCCCTGTTTCCTTCCTCTTGAAGATTTTGGCCTAAGTCTGgttctatttttctattttaaccGCACTAATCTGGTTAAAATCGAAATCCCTGTTGAATTGATACTACAATTACACTGTACCATGCTTGTTTTTTCAAATCCTCTTGTATCACTCAAGAATTGTTGTTATAATTCCAGGCAGTTCTTGAAAAACAGAGTTATATGCTTATTGGGAGACACGATATTGAGAAATTACTGCGAATTGATCCAGCTAGTGCTTGTTTATCAAATGTTGGTAGCCAGTCAAACCTGGAAAATAATTCTTCTGATGCTGAAACTTTCGAGATCGATTTAGAGCTCTGCAATTTATTATTGAACTTACCCTCAATTAAGCAGGTTTGGATATAATATGCTCGTTATCTCAACTAAGTACATTTGGGTTCAGcctttgaaatttgaagttgATATAGCCTGCTACTTTCCCTTCTAGAGACAAATAAAATTAGCATGAAACTTACATCTTTGATTTACTATTCTCATTTAGGAGTATCTAATACGTGATGATCACAAACTAATTTTGCTGGCGTCACTTAGCGACTCATTGGAATTTGTTGCTGACTCTATCGACGAGTAAGCTCcttcatttgatttgattttcttttttcttgtttcggtttttcttttcttggtaGACTTAAATTGAGTGTCAGATTTCACAGACCTGAGTGACTTGTATACTTTATCGTGTATGCTTGTTTTGTTGCAATCTCTGAGGTTAACATAATCATTGGTAATTGGTACTTACGCATCAGGGGTTTTTAGGAGAACCTTCGATTAcacatttcaatttcaattttttgcttggtataatttatttcttgagTGATACCTTTAAGAAAGTAGAAATACAAAACATTAAAGTTCTGGTATTGATTTGGGATAATGAGCGAAAGAATGTAAAGCATTGGATTCTTAGGGATGAAATTTGTAAGATTTAAGTTCTAAAAAAATCTTCGTCAATGGTGCTGAAGTTCCAACACCCACTTTGCAGTGCTGTTCGAAGACGTCTAAGATTTCTAGCTAGCAAGTGCCCTATTAATAACTGaatagaataatttattttaatacaaaagGCTAACCTACCTAAAACCTCCCCTTCGCAAGAAACAACCCATCTTCAGAGTTATAATATTCTTAGAGATCTGCAACATCTGCGACAATGAATTTAGGATTGATTTTAAAGTTATCTTGAAGCCGTGTAACATTTGCCCAATTTTGTTCAATATCTTTTACGGTCCAACacctttatttttaacttattttatgTTCCAGTGACTTATTTAAGTGAATCATGGCCAAGTCTCCTTCAGCAAAGACCCTCTGGAGAGAGTGAGATAACCCTGGGGGAGAGTCAAGTACCTCAAGTGAATTTGATCAAGCGTGTCTTGATGGAGGTCTTCGATGGGGATGTTGGGGTGAAATCAGAGGGAGGCTTAAATAATAGACGGGCCATAAATGGCCTTGTTATCCGGAGGTTCTTTTTATGAGAATCCTAAGTTGGATACCTTAGGGCCTGCCACAGAGGGAACGACTTTCTTTGAACATTATCTCTTTGTATGAGTTATATAAAGATTGGGAAAGAGTTTTCCAATTAGCTTTGCTTATGTGGTGATGGGATGTTTTACTCGGTGTACTTTCATGCCACAAGGGTTGTGAGAACCTTGTGAGGGACTAGTTATGAATTGTGTCCTAAAGGAAGAGGTGAGGAGAGTTGAGATGAGTGGTTATTCCTCACTAGTCTAAGAGGGTCTCACCAATCAGTTTTGCTAGGCCATTGTGCTCGGCTAAGTAGGCTTGTGACACAATGTATGCTTGAGTGTTCTCTCTCTTGAAAAGCGTTAATTGTCTATTACTTATTGTTCAAGATTACCgataaacattttaaagagTTTGGAGTTTTGAGGCTTTCGTTACTTTTTGTATGGGATTATacaattctttaatttctattttaaccAGATTAGTGtgtttcatataaaaaatggtaatttgaTGGAAGTTTCCTACTTGAAATGTGGCTCCACATTTTTaggttgaaatattttttgtggtttttttaaatagaatttcATAACCATATGCAGTATCTGAAATGGACAATTTTTTGTCTGCATACAGGTTAGAACAAACAACTTTAAAACCTTCATATCAGGCAGAAGCTAATAGCAGGCCTCATCATACCCGAACAGACAGTGCATTTACTCGGGATCTGGCATCATTTGCGGAGGAGTATAGAAAATTATCTATTGACTGTCTCAAGGTCTTGCGTATTGAGATGCAACTTGAGACGCTGTTCCATTTACAGGTTGGAAATTTGTGAATTGCCGATGATTGTGGAGCTTTCTTGATAGGTATGCAAAAATTTCTAATAGTAGTATTGAAACAGGAAATGACGACTAGGGAATATATGGAGAACCAAGATGCAGAAGAGCCAGATGGCTTCATTATCTCCCTCACTGCGCAGGTAAGTTCACTTGATTATGGCCTAAGTAATAATCATATTGATTTCCTAGTGCAAGATGATTCTTTATAGGATAAGTAAATGTCAGTTCAAATTGAACTGATTATGTAatttcattagaaaaattactGAAGCTCTTTGGTCAATACTGATTAAATGCTTGGCTCGTTTAAcagaatttcttttcttcttgatGCTCTCGCCCTTCGGCATAGCTGTATATGATGACAATAATGACCACTTTCTGTAATTGACAGTAGCAGATTCTAGAACTTTCTTAATTCAACGGggataatttcaaaaaatgaacttttgagCAAAGTATTGGATTGTATATTCACAAATACTCCCTGAACCCCAAATtcacaaatatatattgtatttattgAGGGTGAGAATGCGAGGGAAAACCTGAGTACTCTTCCTGTTGTGATCATTAAAACAGATGTGataaatcttcttttttccccttcatttttctttttggaataCCTGAAGATAAGTAGGTGatgttatttagatttatgggtatgtaattttattttttgtagcTGTTTCGTATGATAGGAGAAATCCCCTTGGAGCTTTGCCATGTCCATTTTGCTGGAACCTTATATTGATTCCTGCATAtcaaaaaattcacaaatcgaagggatttttttttacaaaccAATGAGACTGCTTTATTTTTTCAGGATGCCCATGCTGCCAGAATtaacttttagaattttagcCTTCGAATGTCAAAAAAATCTCTGCTGTTGAATATATGAAGAGAAAATCCATAATATATTTTGACACATTTGTTCCTTGCCATCTAGTTTTATTTGTAGTGTTCAAAAATTTATACCATTTTCTGAAAGTATCTTCACTAGGGGGATCTACTCATGTAAAAAAGATCtcacatattttctttttgtaccTATAGATAACTCGTAGAGACGAGGAAATGGCACCTTTTATTTCAGGACTGAAGCGAAATTACATATTTGGTGGAATCAGTAGTATGGCAgcaaattcatttattaagGTTCATATTTTCATTGTGTTTTCGTACGTTCAgattcttttggagttctgaTCTTAgcttttatttgaatttactCGGTCCATCTCACTGATAAGAATGTATGTTTAGGCGGTTGCTGACATGAAATCTATCAATCTTTTTGGCGTTCAGCAGATAAGTCGGAATTCAATTGCACTAGAACAGGTACATCAAATACATTGCCTCTATTCTGGAATGAGTGAAATAGCctgaaattttttatgtttggaGTGCAATGACACTCTAATTCTTGTTTGGCAATGGTTTGACACACTTAGGAAAAGATGGGACATCTAATCTCAATCAACACGACATTGCATTAATCACAGCTAAATAAGCTGAAAAATTGCAATGTCTTTTAACTATATAGTGTCTCTAATTGATGCATAAACTTATTTGGTGTTATGAAGTTTCGTTTCTACTCGAAAATTTCCCAGTTaacttttctttaaaatgaACCAGAGTATGAGGATTTTGTGCAACCTTTGGTTATAAAAGGAGAGTTACGCACTTGCATTGGTGCCTTCAATTGAAAAACCATCTCTATTTGGGTTATAATCGGCTCATCTCGAAGCCATGGGTAGAACTTATGTGACAGGCTTACAATTACACAtcttcttttataatttacaGGCATTAGGAGCAATTCCTTCAGTTAATAGTGACCTAGTACAACAGCGATTAAATCGCGTGCGTACTTACTATGAACTATTGAACATGCCATTTGAGGTAAATTGTTAAAGTTAGCTATTAAAATCTATTGTTTTAGCTTTTAATAATGTTCTATAGGCCATGACAAACACTTTTTCCTGCAGGCGTTGCTTGCCTTTATCATGGAGCATGAGCACTTGTTTACACTATCAGAGTGTGTTAACAGTCCACATTCTTCTTTATTAGGCTGTTCTTCTGAAACTGTTAATCCTAATCAATATCAATGTATGTTCTTTTTGACAGGTATATCAATCTTCTCAAGGTCCATGTTCCAGGAAGGGAGATTCCACCTGATGCACACGATCGCATATACGAGATCTTATCCCGTTAAGCTTTCAGCCAATCGTGTGTCCAATGCTTAACTTCGTAAATGCTTTTGATGGGCTTTGCCCATATCATACGCCAATTTGCAGGGATTTTAGTTCAAAATGTGAAGCATATTGGAGGTTGAAGTGAATGCAACCTTGATGATTCTTCCCCCTTCAATGGAGGTTGCTATCCCATGATTCCATGATATGCAGTAAATTTCATCACTTCATTTGTGGTGGTGTTCTCATTTCTTATGTAgaatcaattttgattcattttaccattttttcaATGCACTTCGGTAGCTTCAATTCAGGTTGGTgagaattattatattttttttatgtacatgtgattttgaaacatcttatataaaattatattaattttttttcttctgattcTGATGCAAGAAAACTAGTCTTTCTTTTGGATTCTGTTCTTGAGCAACTCCAGTTGATAACCTTTCCAATGGAAAagctttaaattttagtattaaatttaaCACAAATCATGACTGAAAGCATAGGCAAAGTGGATGGCAGAGAATTTCTTTTGTGAATTATCTTCAAACTTCTACTccgatttaatttttgaaagttgattcaattattcaacactaaaaaatattttaaaatattaatttacaaTATCcaagtaaatatattttaatccattttttaaCATCAAGTTCAGCTTCTAAACTGTCTCATTgaacttacaaaaaaaaaaaaaaaaaaaaaaaaaaaaaaaaaaaaaaaaaaaaaaaaNaaaaaaaaaaaaaaaaaaaaaaaaaaaaaaaaaaaaaaaaaaaaaaaaaaaaaaaaaaacgtaacaTTTACATTTAAGTGCTTATGAAAAGTTTAAGGtgtaatttgatgaaattgaaagtttaggatAAAACAACGATATACACCTTTTAAAGGGACTAAAGATTATTAAACTGTTCTATCGTACTTCATCCTTGCAGAAGTATGTGATGCCCTGCTAAAACTCGGGATCATTGCTCGAGGTACAAGCAAGAATTTATGATGTTTTGAAACAGATTGCAAGTTCTCAAAGCTGTACATCTTGCTACCATGCATTACCTAAGCTTGAAATGTGGAGTTTAGCCTCAGCATCTTCCTCGCCAAGTTGCGGATATCCTCTCTAAAAGATTCTCGTGATATTCGCTCCAACAACTCTTTCACCCCTCCACAGGTTACAAAATCAGCTGCATTGTCCACTGCACGTACGCATAGTTCGTTAGTTATggaaaaattgtaaaaattcCATTATAAGAACGTATACTACACTTGATCTTGGCCAAAAGACTGAGAAAGGTATTTTTAAGAACTACATCGTTGCATAAGAGTTTAGAGTTCATATTGGATTTCACTAAGTTAAGCAAAGATCAACTGTTtgaattcaatcaaatttcaaaacaagtGCCGTAATGAACTAAGAACCAATAAAAAGAACGAAATGCATGAAAGATGATCTGTTGTTGAACTAAAGTGGGCTCATCAAAAGTTGATGACAGTACAAGGTCAGCATGATATTTATGGAAAGTAATTCTAAGACGAACTCTATGGACTTGCTTCCTGTTTTGATAGCTGCAACACTATTTTGTAGGGATATATCAAACTAGGATGGATCAGTAGTAGATCCCTTTGGCCATAGTGTTAAACGGCCAGACTGACCAATAGCATAATTTCAGTGATTATGAATCTAAAAATGCGAGTTTTTAACTACCATCAAGCCTTAACAATGCTTACCATTTTGGGCTAGATGACACAGGGCAAGCTCAATATGGCGTCGAGCTGATGCAGAATTAGTATGAGAGTTGTTGATTAACCATGGAAGAGCACCATCCTCCATTAGCAGAGAACGGCCTTTCTTGCGTCCTGCAGGAAGGGAAAGTTGTTACATTT
This genomic window from Cucurbita pepo subsp. pepo cultivar mu-cu-16 chromosome LG01, ASM280686v2, whole genome shotgun sequence contains:
- the LOC111792388 gene encoding exocyst complex component SEC8-like isoform X2, producing MVGYRKNTCGKIYGKLAKGTGTAASKMLETDNEVSTAEAIALALNSSQSVSRRTRSQSNQFGIHVDDGSSFDGREEGSISDLNDDASDSQSTFARVNGGDGGLKEAKPTTRQLPKWLSNSIPDEFLETIKKLDAPLHVKYLQTMIECLCMLGKVAAAGAIICQRLRPTIHDIITSKIKAYAEQINSSRLGFGQAVRSETAAHFMKGQLGSFHLPKHKCQNGIPLAGTLVAVSPVSPVMAPMGKAQTSARDLLDSVLETVVRIFENHVVVGELLEAKASRHADMNTPRSMPTDDNWNPDSEASQVTGGYTIGFAFTVLQSECQQLICEILRATPEAASADAAVQTARLASKVPSKEKRDGADDSLTFAFRFTDATISVPNEGVDLIRHGWSRKGPNVSQEGYGSAAVLPELGFYLAAAVYRPVLQFTDKVAKMLPGKYLQLGNDGLLAFMDNFVKDHFLPTMFVDYRKSIQQAISSPAAFRPRAQAAAIYNSSVERGRPVLQGLLAIDFLEREVIDWAQAMPKFSGELVKYVQTFLERTYERCRTSYMEAVLEKQSYMLIGRHDIEKLLRIDPASACLSNVGSQSNLENNSSDAETFEIDLELCNLLLNLPSIKQEYLIRDDHKLILLASLSDSLEFVADSIDELEQTTLKPSYQAEANSRPHHTRTDSAFTRDLASFAEEYRKLSIDCLKVLRIEMQLETLFHLQEMTTREYMENQDAEEPDGFIISLTAQITRRDEEMAPFISGLKRNYIFGGISSMAANSFIKAVADMKSINLFGVQQISRNSIALEQALGAIPSVNSDLVQQRLNRVRTYYELLNMPFEALLAFIMEHEHLFTLSEYINLLKVHVPGREIPPDAHDRIYEILSR
- the LOC111792388 gene encoding exocyst complex component SEC8-like isoform X3, with the protein product MHIFTIRVITAASKMLETDNEVSTAEAIALALNSSQSVSRRTRSQSNQFGIHVDDGSSFDGREEGSISDLNDDASDSQSTFARVNGGDGGLKEAKPTTRQLPKWLSNSIPDEFLETIKKLDAPLHVKYLQTMIECLCMLGKVAAAGAIICQRLRPTIHDIITSKIKAYAEQINSSRLGFGQAVRSETAAHFMKGQLGSFHLPKHKCQNGIPLAGTLVAVSPVSPVMAPMGKAQTSARDLLDSVLETVVRIFENHVVVGELLEAKASRHADMNTPRSMPTDDNWNPDSEASQVTGGYTIGFAFTVLQSECQQLICEILRATPEAASADAAVQTARLASKVPSKEKRDGADDSLTFAFRFTDATISVPNEGVDLIRHGWSRKGPNVSQEGYGSAAVLPELGFYLAAAVYRPVLQFTDKVAKMLPGKYLQLGNDGLLAFMDNFVKDHFLPTMFVDYRKSIQQAISSPAAFRPRAQAAAIYNSSVERGRPVLQGLLAIDFLEREVIDWAQAMPKFSGELVKYVQTFLERTYERCRTSYMEAVLEKQSYMLIGRHDIEKLLRIDPASACLSNVGSQSNLENNSSDAETFEIDLELCNLLLNLPSIKQEYLIRDDHKLILLASLSDSLEFVADSIDELEQTTLKPSYQAEANSRPHHTRTDSAFTRDLASFAEEYRKLSIDCLKVLRIEMQLETLFHLQEMTTREYMENQDAEEPDGFIISLTAQITRRDEEMAPFISGLKRNYIFGGISSMAANSFIKAVADMKSINLFGVQQISRNSIALEQALGAIPSVNSDLVQQRLNRVRTYYELLNMPFEALLAFIMEHEHLFTLSEYINLLKVHVPGREIPPDAHDRIYEILSR